In a genomic window of Brettanomyces nanus chromosome 1, complete sequence:
- a CDS encoding uncharacterized protein (BUSCO:EOG093436TN): MLFRGSSIKIDLRTLNGRYFASTVLTRRLASITPKGPAAVAAAQANATAARDSRIKANKLTSANQKTVSNKLEKTLARFWEKVRCEESLDGFKIQLDGKTIKTPLGYELTIPKEKQSLAFLITNEWKSLPNLQVKPYLLPLTSLASRAIDLEKSVGDKEAISRIGSADMVKDLLLRYLDTDTLLVFSPIKDCDGELREEQQKMYYPLKKSMEQFFAQYSEDGKPITLKHLDTEESGIVSNKQTKSTANAVRKFLDSLDSWQLVALERTTLICKSFLCGVAIVRMNDMNDNFSYTLEDLVRAATLETLLQTKRWGEVEDTHDVEKVDIRRHLAAASLLCFNKP; this comes from the coding sequence ATGCTATTTCGTGGATCTTCAATAAAGATTGATTTGAGAACTCTCAACGGTCGATATTTTGCATCTACAGTTTTAACTAGAAGGCTGGCCTCGATCACGCCGAAGGGTCCAGCTGCCGTGGCTGCTGCCCAAGCTAATGCGACTGCTGCCAGAGATAGTAGGATCAAAGCTAACAAACTAACAAGTGCCAACCAAAAAACTGTCTCCAATAAGCTCGAGAAGACACTTGCTCGTTTCTGGGAGAAGGTGCGCTGCGAGGAATCTCTTGACGGATTTAAGATTCAGCTCGATGGAAAAACTATCAAGACTCCTTTAGGATACGAATTGACTATCccaaaggagaagcagagtTTGGCATTTCTAATCACTAACGAATGGAAGTCGCTCCCAAATCTTCAAGTGAAGccatatcttcttcctttgaCTTCATTGGCTTCTAGAGCaattgatttggagaaatcaGTCGGTGACAAAGAGGCCATATCACGGATTGGCTCTGCTGATATGGTGAAGGACCTACTTCTCAGATACTTGGATACTGATACATTGCTTGTGTTTTCACCTATAAAAGATTGTGACGGTGAACTCCGGGAAGAGCAACAGAAGATGTATTATCCCCTGAAGAAAAGCATGGAGCAGTTTTTCGCTCAGTATAGTGAAGACGGAAAGCCAATTACATTGAAGCACTTGGATACAGAGGAATCTGGAATTGTTAGTAACAAGCAAACAAAATCTACGGCCAACGCTGTTCGCAAATTTTTAGACTCTTTGGACAGCTGGCAGCTTGTGGCACTTGAGAGGACCACATTGATCTGTAAGTCGTTTCTTTGCGGTGTGGCTATCGTTAGAATGAATGACATGAATGATAACTTCAGCTATACGCTTGAAGATCTCGTCAGGGCAGCAACTTTGGAAACTTTGTTGCAAACGAAGAGATGGGGCGAGGTTGAGGATACCCATGATGTTGAGAAAGTAGATATTCGTAGGCATTTGGCAGCTGCTTCGTTGCTTTGCTTCAACAAGCCATAG